In Camelina sativa cultivar DH55 chromosome 13, Cs, whole genome shotgun sequence, the genomic window TTATCCGGTTCGGTTTACCCATCAAAATTTCCCCCCAGACCAAACAAACCGCTATAATCTAACTACATGAGAATACCTTCTGTTTCGCGCGGtgatcaaaaatatttataaacattttacactagttttcttgtatttttttaatataataaaactaaattatcagTTTTCTTGTCAAGTCCCCCTACTAATCTTGGGAAACTGATAATCAAATACTGATCTTGATCTGGATCTCTTTGGtgttatatcatatatgtatagtGTGTTGTGCCCTTCAAGTTTTGAAGTATAGTAGTTTTATTAGACATAATGTATGAGTAAATGGCATGTACTTAAGACTTTGTATTTACATCAGAGAGTGTTGATGCGAGAACAATATTGAaaacgtctttttttttttgttgtcgttgttgttaaagaacttgaaaacatcttccttcatcttctcttctcttgaaaaaaaaacgaatgtTCCCATGATATAAAAACATGATGTGATCGCAAAGGAAAGGAGTACAACAAGTAGGTGATGTAGCATATATTGAGTGACGAAGCATGAAGGAGCAGATTACTGTGAGCCACaaacaattttcttattattatttaagaaaaaaaaaaggaacagaaGTAGTGAAGTCGTTTCAAATAGAGGATTTATTCCACCTGCACTTGGTGTAGGAGTTTCCTCTTTTCCCCAAGtctaaaagaacaaaatatatgcCTTTACgaaaattgttgttgtttttcttaataCGGAATTGTAAGAAAGATTAGTGTGTGGATATTGATGATTATATTGGAGAAGTCATATGTTTATACTGATATGATTGTatattatggtatatatatatatatatNCTACCGGAGCTCCGGTTAAGAAGCTGACCAATCCCGCACGCACAGCGCGTGGCGTTGTATGTTATGGAGTTTTGAGGGCACGCCATCTCGGAGCTTCGAGATGAAGAAACGAAGACCGAAGAAGACGAAGGcgggtgagagagagagagagagagagaaggagaagaactAAAGGGGCAAGAAAggaatttaagttttaatcaCTTTATTACTACAGTATTATTTGGTGTACAGCTTTAATTAGAAGAACCAGCCTGTTAAGTAAAGTGACTTGACTTCGTCAAAAGGTCAAGAACCAACAAATTTGAAATAACCGACTGGTTTGTGTTATCCGGTTCGGTTTACCCATCAAAATTTCCCCCCAGACCAAACAAACCGCTATAATCTAACTACATGAGAATACCTTCTGTTTCGCGCGGtgatcaaaaatatttataaacattttacactagttttcttgtatttttttaatataataaaactaaattatcagTTTTCTTGTCAAGTCCCCCTACTAATCTTGGGAAACTGATAATCAAATACTGATCTTGATCTGGATCTCTTTGGtgttatatcatatatgtatagtGTGTTGTGCCCTTCAAGTTTTGAAGTATAGTAGTTTTATTAGACATAATGTATGAGTAAATGGCATGTACTTAAGACTTTGTATTTACATCAGAGAGTGTTGATGCGAGAACAATATTGAaaacgtctttttttttttgttgtcgttgttgttaaagaacttgaaaacatcttccttcatcttctcttctcttgaaaaaaaaacgaatgtTCCCATGATATAAAAACATGATGTGATCGCAAAGGAAAGGAGTACAACAAGTAGGTGATGTAGCATATATTGAGTGACGAAGCATGAAGGAGCAGATTACTGTGAGCCACaaacaattttcttattattatttaagaaaaaaaaaaggaacagaaGTAGTGAAGTCGTTTCAAATAGAGGATTTATTCCACCTGCACTTGGTGTAGGAGTTTCCTCTTTTCCCCAAGtctaaaagaacaaaatatatgcCTTTACgaaaattgttgttgtttttcttaataCGGAATTGTAAGAAAGATTAGTGTGTGGATATTGATGATTATATTGGAGAAGTCATATGTTTATACTGATATGATTGTatattatggtatatatatatatatatatccttctaTTGCTGCTATTTACTAGCTTCAGTCTTCAATGATTGTTAGTGAACATCTTTTCGACAAACGACATCCTctccttttattttgtttcttctgatttgATTTGTAACTGTAACAACATCATTACAATTCTGTTTAGTACTGTATCAGATCATttcatatatagatttatttattaaaaaccaaacatataagttaaaaaaatatatactttaggaaGAACATATTATGTTTTCTGGTCTGAAGAACTTCAATTATTTGCAGGTTTGGGATAAAACATCATGAcgtcaaaatttcaaattaactATTTCTAATTAGATGGGTTTGGAAATCTGGAATAAACCCTCAAATCAATGCTAGCTATTTCTGACATAATTGAAGAATAATAACGAAAATATGTATGGATGATgaataatatgaataaaatttaaactctttATTAGTATGTGTATACAAGACTGTATTATCAACACATCAAAAGAAATTGTTAAAAGCAtattatagatttgtagtcatcaAGTGATAAATAGAACTTATTCTACTAGCATTATTATTCACGCTTATATATGATCCCTCAATTTCACCAGTGAAGGATGCTCCACGTTTTCACATATTTCTAATCCACCAATTTTAATTCTTGTTCCATCAGTCAAATTCCCTTTCCTTTGTTTTGGTCCGACACTATATGTATACGTACACAAATAATGactctttatatttatttatttctttgatcCAAATCTTTGGTAAAGATGGGTATCGTTTTATCATTCCAAAACCATGAAAGGTtattatcaaatcaaaacataattatatgcTTTCCAGATCATTTATGCCATGTGCGTGATTCTCTAGTAATTAGGTCGAATCAATTTTCTCATCATGAATATATGTActagaaaatattttgtgatttgtgtCATTGAAATAGTTAACATGTTGTGCACCTAGCTAGCTAGTAACATGTGCTATTGTGATTATATTAGAATCaagaatgacaaaaaaaatgaaaaacctcATAAAAGTAAGTTATTtgcagaaaaaaagaattacagTATTATTTATCAGTCTTACTCTTATATGTTCTAAAAACCATgggatgttttttcttttggtttttaaaaccaTGATGAATGTTACTGTCAAACAAGTAATGcatgtatttaaattttagatcattactaatttaaatttcaaatccTTTTTTGAAGAAATCTCTTTTTGTCGGTTATGAAATTGGTTGCTATCGCCAGGTGCGTAGGGCACAACCATACTCAAGTCGGCATTTGCATGTCAAAAGATTCCATGCACTTTTACTCATATTACATGGACGAGCATATTCTGCTCCCATTTATGAAAGTGgtattactaatatataaagaataataaaacaGAACTAATTTATCTTAAAAGATTATTgagttagttttgtttttaattatatattctgTATTATAGTTGGTAAGGCTACATACGTATAGCATATGCTCATCATATGTGGTTGTGGTTACGACAGCTAGAAACATATACTGGTAGAGACGATTTAATAGTTATGGAGCTCAAGATCATGCAACCGATCACTCTTTTATTCTTTATTCtgtaacattattattaattatttttattttttattttatttttttttacaacaagagAATAAGCTCAAAAGAGCCAATTAGAGAATAAAGAGTCTGCAAACAAAATATACTGTGAAAACAGTTGTATTTGGCGTGCCAAAAAATCCGCACttatcattaattattattattcttttataaatatagtCAAATGTTGAAGAAATGCATTTTTACGTCATACACAACAATTACACTCATATATAAAGGAAACAATTGGAATAGAATCATATGCCACGGCATGGTCTGGTCAATTGTACTGATAATGAtaattctcattttttcttAAGTAAACTAATGGCTAAAAATTATGAggttaactgaaaaaaaaaagattctcaaAGTTAAATGCTTGCAACCATTTTAGGGGATTAATGCTATAtgatttatgaatatttgtaacgctattatttaaaaataatgtaaaaaatactatatatggttataccaaaattttgtttaaaaaaatgaatatttcatatatctttctatttttcttcaaatagtataatttaaaatgtatCTATAAATAGGAACATGTTGGTTTCTTTAACTTAACACATTTACTATCTACCAAGGAGCTTAACAAGCTTCAGTTTCTTTCCTTTCGTTTGCTAGCATATATTGCAAACTCCCACGAAGTCCAAAAACTTTATACTATAACtattaacattttgtttttctaatagaACCATGATAAGCGGTGGAGATGTTTACAAGGTAATCGAGGCGATGGTTCCACTCTATGTAGCCTTAATTTTAGGCTATGGTTCCGTAAAATGGTGGAACATCTTCACTCGTGATCAATGTGATGCCATAAACCGGCTCGTTTGCTATTTCACCATGCCGCTTTTCACCATCGAGTTTACGGCTCATGTTGACCCATTCAACATGAATTACCGGTTCATCGCAGCCGATGTCCTCTCTAAGGTCATCATAGTCACGGTCTTAGCGTTTTGGGCCAAATATAGCAACAAAGGAAGCTATTGTTGGTccattactagtttctctctctGCACACTTACGAACTCTCTTGTCGTCGGTGTGCCATTGGCTAAGGCAATGTACGGACAACAGGCTGTTGATCTCGTGATTCAATCCTCGGTATTTCAAGCCATCGTATGGCTCACGCTCTTGTTGTTTGTCTTAGAGTTAAGAAGAGCCGGATTTAGTAGCAATGGTAGCAGCGATACGAAAGTTGACAACATCAGTATCGAAAGTGGAAAAGGAGAAACTGTGGTTGTGGGAGAGGAGAAGTCGTTCCTTCAAGTCATGTCCCTCGTGTGGTGGAAGCTTGCAACGAATCCGAATTGCTATTCTTGCATCCTTGGGATCGCATGGGCTTTCATTTCTAACAGGTAAAAATGAATCtttgaagtatatattttctaggtttatgaaatgtttttaaaaacgttaACTAGTGTGTGAAATCAGGAGACTGTTTACGTAAACGTTTAAATTGCCTGAAAGCATCTATAGTTTGACGCATGACCATCTACAGTAAAATTGTGGcggaaatatatataacaactgtttttttttttcgcatgTACGTTTTGGTTTTCATGTTAAAATGACTCGGAGTCTCTCGACATTTATAAAGATGGTAACATAAACGCAAACGTACATGCAAATGCAAAGAAACAATCgtgattaagtttttttttttttttttctatttttcttttagggtttagggttctGATATTATTTTGTACTAGTATAAGCTATGACCAACATGATCATATTTAACAAAGACTTGAAAATCTAACAATTGATGGAAATATAGATGGCATCTGGAGATGCCGGGCATTTTGGAGGGATCGATTCTTATAATGTCAAAAGCAGGGACAGGAACAGCCATGTTCAATATGGGTACGTTTATTTATGTCCATGCAAGTATCTTTCTAtgctatttcaaaaaaaaaaacaaaaaagcatctatctatctatgtaaAGATTATGTATCAGTATTGAGATAACAGAGAGTACATACATATCATGTACGCAGGGATATTCATGGCACTTCAAGAGAAGTTGATAGTATGTGGAACAAGCTTAACTGTGATGGGGATGGTCTTAAAGTTTATTGCCGGACCCGCCGCCATGGCTATTGGTTCTATCGCCTTTGGCCTCCACGGGGATGTCCTCCGCGTTGCCATCATTCAGGTCATTAGTTATATACTTTTCTCCTATAATTTACCCcatgttttttttccatttgacaaaaaaaaaatgtttctttttttatcattgagctttgtttgattaagttttgaatttggtttgatGATGTGCGGATGAAAAGTTTAGcgaaaatattttgaatttgaaacaAATAATTGTAGTTTTTATATCGTTATTTATGGCGTGATATTAAACattaaactttttctttataaagatCAATGATGATTTATTGTTTGCGAAATCTGCAGGCTGCTTTGCCACAATCAATCACTTCGTTCATTTTTGCAAAGGAATATGGATTACATGCAGAGGTTCTAAGCACAGCGTAAGTCCATATTAACAATTAGTAAGAAGTTTTCAatccaaaattttgtttaatggttattatataatttaaatatgaatTGTGATACATGTAGGGTGATATTCGGGACGTTGGTTTCTCTGCCTGTGCTCGTCGCCTACTACGCAGCTCTAGAGTTTATTCATTGATATTAAATCTATAAGTTCGATTATGTATCGATGTTTCTCTCTTACGTATCTACacgactgtttttttttttttttttttttNNNNNNNNNNNNNNNNNNNNNNNNNNttttttttttttttttttttggacaaaaaaaaacttatggtttttttttcctttttccttaaGTTAGGATTTTGAAGTGTATTCCAGAAAAAACTATTGATTGAAGTTGAACTGACTAATTATTGTAAGATGAAATAACATTCCACGGCccttaattttatgttttatcttttctaCTGTAATGtctaattttataatctcttaTCTTCCCGAGTATGCATGCATTAGTAAGATGAAGAAAAgattaaaccatataatatacaaaaatgaaCATATTTATAATTGGTGACATCGTCTCCGCGGATTCAGATACCTCTATTATGTGGTTTAAATGTTCTATTACACTACAAATTACAAGaccattttatttatgttttaattaagtAACAAGAATATTTGAATTCGAAATTCGGGTTAGAGATCAATCAGGttcaaaatctaaataaatcaaatatcattcaCCAAACATGTGTTTTAGTAGTATCAGTCCATAACTTCACATAATAGAATTAGATTAgcaaagttaaaaatatatatatatatatatatatatagattagcgAAGTAGTTTAACTAGTGGGAAGAAAAAGGGTAATTTAGTCTTTTCagtattgtttttattttattttattttctcttctccgaatctccaattttgtttttgtgtggagGAGCGAAGATAACGCTTTTTACTTCCTTcgcctatctctctctctctctatgctttctctctctatgaCGTGTCCTCTAatgtcttcctcctcctccatagCCCATTCTTCTAAACTCTCCACAACCGGAGGAGGTAGAAGAGGATTCGTGGGAGGAGGAGAGAAACGATGGGCTTTCCCGTCGGAAAATCTCTAGAGTGAGAGAATTATTATGGTGTATTCTAAATACTTCATAATCACTGACGAAGccatttgttcttcttcttcatctctatgGATTTTGATTCCAGAGTTCCCATTACTCGGGAAAGCACTTCTCTTTCCCCTTTGCTACACCAAAGTACCATCCTTTTTCTTCCATGTTCCTGATTCAATCTTAAAAATCTCAGCTTGAATATTTCTTGTGggtttttttgattaaaaaattgattGGGTTTGTGAATTTTTAGATACAATGTGGCAAATGAATATGGGATCAGATGAAATAATGAGTGGTAGTGATGGGTTTTATCCGGAGCGTCAGGGAGAGCCAGACTGTTCTTATTACATAAGGACTGGACTTTGTAGGTTTGGTTCAACTTGTCGATTCAATCATCCTCACGACCGGAAACTGGTACTGATTCCGTTTCTGTGTTTAGTGAATTTGATGACACAcccttttttttgtctgtttcctctgtttcttgttggCTCCTCAAAGTTTGTAGCTTTGAgggtgtgttgtgttgtgttgtgtaatAGTGTATGATTACTAGTTGAAGTCTCATGTCCGATTTCTAGGTTATAGCAACAGCAATGACTAAAGGAGAATACCCTGAAAGAATCGGTCAGCCTGAATGCGAGGTAAAGTATGTTTTTCACTTTTCACATTATATATCAACACGAGGAATGATTTAGATGAATGTTGAATTCAACAGCGCTATACTTCTTTCGATCATAATaatgtcttcttcttatcaCATCTTTGCTTATTGAGTTTTGATTACTTTACTCTgtctcaaaacattttttttgtgtgtttgtgcaGTTTTATATGAAGACAGGAACCTGCAAATTTGGAGTGACTTGCAAGTTTCATCATCCGAGTAACAAAGCTGGGATTGATGGAAGAGTATCAATTAATGTCTTAGGCTATCCTCTACGTCCAGTATGTCTACCTTTTAACTCTCTAACTTCACCACTGCTTTGTAAAATTTTTGCCTCTCTCATGAGTCTGTTTTGCTTGCAGAACGAAGATGATTGCTCTTATTTTTTGAGAACTGGACACTGTAAATTTGGGGGAACTTGTAAATTCAATCATCCTCAGACTCAATCAACCAAATTGATGGTTTCTGTACGCGGTTCTCCGGTTTACTCTGCACTTCAATCTTTCACTGGTCAACAGTCTTATTCTTGGCCGCGGACATCTTGTGTTGCAA contains:
- the LOC104735685 gene encoding auxin efflux carrier component 5, coding for MISGGDVYKVIEAMVPLYVALILGYGSVKWWNIFTRDQCDAINRLVCYFTMPLFTIEFTAHVDPFNMNYRFIAADVLSKVIIVTVLAFWAKYSNKGSYCWSITSFSLCTLTNSLVVGVPLAKAMYGQQAVDLVIQSSVFQAIVWLTLLLFVLELRRAGFSSNGSSDTKVDNISIESGKGETVVVGEEKSFLQVMSLVWWKLATNPNCYSCILGIAWAFISNRWHLEMPGILEGSILIMSKAGTGTAMFNMGIFMALQEKLIVCGTSLTVMGMVLKFIAGPAAMAIGSIAFGLHGDVLRVAIIQAALPQSITSFIFAKEYGLHAEVLSTAVIFGTLVSLPVLVAYYAALEFIH